CTGGCATAGGCTGGTTCCAAGACCCACTGTGAAGAAAAAATGCTTATCAACCTTTTGGGGCACGTTGGCTGGATATTCTGCACTGGCCAGGCTACGGAGTTTATTCACGAAATTTGTAGCAAAGGAAGTGTCATTTAAAGCAGGTAGATTTGGTTTAAACAAGGGGAGCATTTTAATTGAGAGGCTTGAATGAAGGCTATTGGGCAGTGACTCGTATTCTAAGATGCCGGCAACAGTCGAATTATCAAATGTTCCTTGGCCTGTCACATATGGTCTAGCAGTCATGAAGAATGTGGCATTTGGATATCTTGGTTTAGTCTTAAGGATCACATTTGTGGTTTGACCAGGGGCAATGAGAAGTGTTTCAGTCTCAAATGGTTTAACATAAATGGCATCAACATCTACAACAGTTAGTGTGTGATTTGCTATGCTGAAGAAGAGCTCATCGTTGAGTGCCGCATTGATTAAACGCAGAAGGTAAGTCTTGCCAGGTTTCACCTTAAGCTTGAATGTATCTATCAAAATTATTAGCCCCCGCGTAAATCCCATAGCTCTGTAATTTATGTGGGTGTATATTTAGTTTAATACAAAGTTTTAGCTATTTTGTACCTTTGGCAGAGCAGTTATAAAGTGGTCCAGGAAGACCGTTGATGGTATAAGCATCAGAGACATTCGGGCCTCCACCAGTCTGGAGTGCCTGGGTAATTACAGCCTCAGGGTCTGTATTGAACCACTCTCCTACAATTTATCATAAAGGGGTTTGATTTGAGTTCGCAAAAATAAATGTAGAATCTTAATTGATCAGTTCATTGATGATTTCATTACCGAAAATGATGGGAACTTCCTTGTACGGCTTAGCAAAAGGGTAAGGAACGCCACGCTTGGGAAGAATGATAATGGGACCATAAAGAGTGGCTCTTAACCACGATATATGGGCGTGCCAGAAGAGAGTCCCTCTTTGGCCTACAATTGTGAAGTTGTAAACGTAGCTTTGACCAGTTTGTATGGGACATTGAGTCACATATGCTGGCCCATCTGCCCACCCACTTCGAAGCTGTCGAATGCCATGCCTGTTTAACACCACCACGACATGCAGTTTAGACCTTCCCTCATTAACCATACGAGATCATTTATTTAACTTGTAATATCTGCAGAATATCATTTTCAAAGTAAACTTCAATACCAGTGAATAGAAATATTGTTAGGCACATGGTTAACCACTTTTATTAGAAGCTGATCACCCTCCCTTGCTACAATGCGTGGCCCTGGAAATTGTCGATTCACTGAAACAATGCTCCTTGTACGGCACAAACGTGTCACATTATACAACTTGATCTACAAAATGGTCAAGGTTCACCAAATTTAGAAGTCCTAAGCAAACATATCTCTGATTGATAATCATACCAAATTAAAACATACATCAAACTTGTAGTGCCTGGTGATCCCAAGTACGGGGTCAGCAAGTAGACAGAGTgtgaaaaatgagaagaaaaccAGAAATGGTGGTGATGAAATAAGAGGAACtgccatttctttttcttggtctGATTTCTCTTCCTTTTCGGGTGAACTTTGAACTACTCCTTGAGTATATGTATTCATTGAAGCATacaataaagtatatatatagtaaatgaaAAGGTTGTTTGGTGTGTACTTTTGTTGATTAGGTGATGGAAACTCTCTCTctgtttaaattgaaaaaaaaaaaaaaaaaaaccccgtAGCTTCAATGTAGACTTCAGTATGATCCGGAATCAGTTGTTAGAACAACTTTAGAGTGGTGTCAAAGATAAGtcaaatctttatattttaacaaAGAATTCTATATTACATGAATGTTCTGCTATTTCCCATAATGTACGTGATTTTGAGCAATTTTCTATGTTAGTAGTAAAAACCCACATTGTCTTCATGGGTGAAACTTGGAACCAACGAAGAAATTCTGTAACATTATTATTAGCCCCAAACATGTCAGTAGTAAAAAGAGGCTAATCAAGGCAAACTTTTCAGAATGAAAAAAAGTGTGAATTTCAATATTTGGACAAACCGATTATGTCAATGTTGAGATTCGAATCTAAACTCGGGTCTAGTTTTGGATTCACCACAATGGGTTTTTAACCTGAAGAGTTTATATGGTTATAAATGATGGATTGAAAACCTAAATCGTGGATTGACATTATCCAGAAGCCTCAACCGTTATGCTTTGTGGCAAAGCAAATTTCAGGGTTTACATCAAGCAGTCATTTCAGAGTTAGATGCCATGCTattctttttccattttaattaaGAACAGGTCATGGAGAAATAAGGAGAGAACCCCCATTGAAGCAACTGTTGTACAAGCAAAAACAGACTTAAATCTGCAGAAGTTAAGCTTCTGTTtaaagggatatatatataaactgGACTGGAGATTAGCTTGATTAAAACATATGGAATATGATATCGTACTGTTATAT
The genomic region above belongs to Gossypium hirsutum isolate 1008001.06 chromosome D05, Gossypium_hirsutum_v2.1, whole genome shotgun sequence and contains:
- the LOC107906181 gene encoding laccase-17, with translation MAVPLISSPPFLVFFSFFTLCLLADPVLGITRHYKFDIKLYNVTRLCRTRSIVSVNRQFPGPRIVAREGDQLLIKVVNHVPNNISIHWHGIRQLRSGWADGPAYVTQCPIQTGQSYVYNFTIVGQRGTLFWHAHISWLRATLYGPIIILPKRGVPYPFAKPYKEVPIIFGEWFNTDPEAVITQALQTGGGPNVSDAYTINGLPGPLYNCSAKDTFKLKVKPGKTYLLRLINAALNDELFFSIANHTLTVVDVDAIYVKPFETETLLIAPGQTTNVILKTKPRYPNATFFMTARPYVTGQGTFDNSTVAGILEYESLPNSLHSSLSIKMLPLFKPNLPALNDTSFATNFVNKLRSLASAEYPANVPQKVDKHFFFTVGLGTSLCQHNQTCQGPNGTKFAASVNNVSFAMPTTALLQAHFFGQSNGVYVPDFPSSPIIPFNYTGTPPNNTMVSNGTKVVVLPFNTSVELVMQDTSILGAESHPLHLHGFNFFVVGRGFGNFDPNKDPAKFNLIDPNERNTVGVPSGGWVAIRFLADNPGVWFMHCHLEVHTSWGLRMAWIVLDGELPNQKLLPPPADLPKC